In Cyanobacterium sp. T60_A2020_053, the DNA window ATTTCTTCTTTTTACTACTCCTGTCATAAAACTTTTTCCTTCATTATAAATCATCCCATAAAAATGCAACGCCAAATATTCTTTATATAATGAAAAAAATACAATAAAAAAACCCCTCTCCTAGATTGGAAAGGGGTTGATACTAAAATAAACTAAGAATTTTGATTATTTATCATCTTCTGAAAACTCAGCATCGATAACATCATCACTAGGATTAGAACCAGCGCCCTCCGCCCCAGTAGCACCCTCTGGCGTAGCATCAGCAGACTGCTGATAGATATTACTACCGATGGTATATAACACCTGTTGTAACTCAGGCATCACGGTTTTAATTTTCTCATCATCATCCTGCGCCACCGCATCTTTAAGGTCTTTAATTAAACCATCCGCTTTGGACTTATCATCAGCGCTGACTTTGTCACCTAATTCAGTAAGTTGTTTTTCAGCTTGATAAACAAGGGAATCAGCTTGGTTTTTACGCTCAATTTTCTCCCGTTTCTCCTTATCAGCTGCCGCATTAGCTTCAGCTTCCTTCACCATTCTATCCACATCCTCATCAGGTAAAGTAGAAGCACCCGTAATACTGATGGATTGCTCTTTACCAGTACCTTTGTCCTTAGCAGTAACATGGAGAATACCGTTAGCATCAATATCGAAAGTTACCTCAATTTGAGGCACACCACGAGGCGCGGCCGGAATACCATCTAAACGGAAAGTTCCCAAACTCTTATTATCCTTAGAAAATTCCCGCTCACCTTGTAAAACGTGAATTTCTACATTACTTTGTCCATCCACCGCAGTAGAGAAAGTTTCCGATTTTTTGGTGGGGATAGTGGTATTTCTGGGGATAATTTTGGTCATCACACCGCCGAGGGTTTCTACACCCAAAGACAACGGCGTTACGTCTAATAAAAGAATATCTTTAACTTCTCCAGCTAAAACACCCCCTTGGATAGCAGCGCCCACCGCCACTACTTCATCAGGGTTAACGGTTTGATTAGGTTCTTTACCTAAAACCTTCTTAACCACTTCCTTAACCGCAGGAATACGAGTCGAACCCCCTACCAATACCACTTCATCAATATCACTGGCACTTAATTTAGAATCTTTGAGAGCATTTTGTACGGGAATGGCACAACGATCGATTAAATCAGCGCATAATTCCTCAAACTTAGCTCTAGTTAAATTTAACTCTAAATGTTTTGGACCATCTTGGGTAGCGGTGATGAAAGGTAGGTTAATATCAGCTTGGGAGACACTAGAAAGCTCAATTTTAGCTTTTTCTGCGGCCTCAGTAAGGCGTTGTAAAGCCTGTTTATCCTTACGTAAATCGATGCCTTCTTTGCCTTTGAAATCTTCAGCGAGGAAATCAACGATTTTTTTATCGAAATCGTCACCCCCTAAATGGGTATCTCCAGAAGTAGCTAAAACTTCAAATACACCGTCACCTACTTCTAACACAGATACATCAAAAGTACCACCACCCAAGTCAAAAACAAGGATAGTTTCATTACTTTTACGATCTAAACCATAAGCCAGAGAAGCCGCTGTAGGTTCATTGATGATACGTTTTACTTCAATACCAGCAATTTTACCAGCATCTTTGGTGGCTTGACGCTGAGAGTCGTTAAAATAAGCTGGAACTGTGATAACTGCTTCAGTAACTGTTTCCCCTAAATATTTACTAGCATCTTCTACCAATTTGCGTAAAACTTGTGCAGAAATTTCTTCCGGTGCAAATTGTTTACCCTGAGAAGGGCAATCGATTTTAACGTTACCGTTGACATTTAATACTTTGTAAGATACTTCAGTGGTTTCATTGGTCACTTCGTCATGTCTTCTACCGATAAAACGTTTTACTGAATAGAATGTGTTTTCAGGGTTCATTACCCCTTGACGTTTAGCGATTTGACCCACAAGGCGGTCACCATTTTTAGCATAAGCCACCACGGAAGGAGTGGTTCTAAAACCCTCTGCGTTAGCAATAACTACAGGTTTTCCACCTTCCATTACTGCCACACAGGAGTTAGTTGTACCTAAATCTATACCAACTACTTTTCCCATAATTCAGAACTAATTTACTATAATATTTACTTTTTCTTAACCGAATTATTTATTTAAGGTTAATTTCATCTACTATAGTGAAACATCCTGTACATATCAGGTAGTGTAGTTTTCCGTACATTGGATAATTGACAATTGCTAAAAAGGGCAAAGTTAGAAAGGCAAAGTTAAAAGGGCAAGGGAAATTAATAATTAATAATTAAGGCTCTTCTACTTTGAGTATGATAAATTATGTCTAAAAAAAGGTGTCAGGTATTAGGTGAAATGCCAACCATAAATTTATAACAATTGCATTTTTAAAATACCGAAACTATTATCTCTCAAAGGTTTTATTCATCATTTATTATTAATTTGTCATAACTACTGTAGAAGAGCGATAATTAATTATCTCCCCGTCTCCCCGTCTCCCCTGCTTCCCTTTCTCTCCTGCTTCCCCCATGTCCTAAATCAAAATTTCGTTTACTATGTTTCTGAAAGAATTGGAATTGTATTATTTTCGCAACTATATTCAAGAGGTATTAAAGTTTAGTGAAAATAAAATAATTTTATTAGGAGATAACGCACAGGGAAAATCCAATCTTTTAGAAGCTATTGAATTATTATCGTCTTTAAAAAGTCACCGCTACAGTAAGGATATTGACTTAGTTTATCATCAGGGAGTTTATGGGCAGATTAAAGCTAAAATCAGCAATGGTTATGTTGACCATGATTTAGGCATTATCATTCCAGCCAAGGGCAAACGGGAATTGTTTGTTAATTCTGAAAAAGTGAAGAGAAATCTTGATTTTTTAGGCATAATTAATACTGTTTTATTTTCTAACCTTGATCTTGATTTGGTGCGAGGGGCGCCGGAATATCGTCGGAATTGGGTGGATAATTTATTGATTCAAATTGAACCAATTTACTGGCATATAATTAAAGATTATCACCATGTTTTAAAACAACGAAACGCACTTTTAAAAAAGTTTAAAAAAGCTGGTTATGATCATAATTTGTCTTCCTCTGCGGATTTAGAGCTACAATTATGGGATGAGAAATTAGCCGAAACTGCATCAAGAGTAAAAAGAAGAAGAGCGAGAGTTATTACAAAAATTCAACCTTTAGCGAGATTTTGGCATCATCAAATTAGTCAAAAAACCGAAAAATTGGTAATCAAATATGCACCTAATGTATTGTGGCAGGAAGATACCCCTGAAAATGTGCAACAACTAATTAGAGAAAATTTAGCCGAGAAAAGATTAGCTGAGATTAATCTTGGTACTACTTTAGTTGGTCCTCATCGAGATGAAATTGAGTTTATCATTAATGATAATTTAGCTCGTAGTTATGGCTCTCAGGGGCAACAAAGAACCCTTGTACTAGCTTTGAAACTTGCTGAGTTACAGATTATTGAGCAGGTGACGGGGGATTGTCCTTTGTTATTATTAGATGATGTAATGGCGGAGTTGGATATAAAAAGGCAACAACAATTATTAGATTGTTTAGGAGATCGTTTTCAAACTATAATTACTACAACTCATCTTAATTGTTTCAACAAAAATTTATTACATCAAGCTCAAATCGTTAAAGTTGATGGAGGAAAGTTTAATTGATTATCTAATGAGGGTAATCTAGTTTTATATCATTAACTGATGTTACGCAAAATATAGAATTAATTGTTGGTGTCAGGTGTCGGGTGTCAGGTATTAGGTATTAGGTTAAAGAATTGACAAGAAACTTATGTTTATTGATCTTTTTGTTGTACAAGAGTCTATGGAGGGAAGGGTTTTAAACCTGAAACCTGCTACCTGCTACCTGAAACCTCCCTTAACGTAACATTTGAATCAGTGCGTAACGTCAGTCATTAACTAAAGTTATTGTTGGTGTTTTTTAAAACCCTGAAATCTCAATGTCTGAGTATAATTTCTACAATTCTCTAATTTTGGCGGTAGATGATAATTCTATCAATAGAATTGTATTGGAAAAAGTTTTAACTAAAGTTGGTTATCAGGTTAAGGTTTTATCTAGTAGTGAGGAGTGTTTACAGTTTACGAAGTTGGTTACTCCTGATTTAATTTTGCTGGATTTGATGATGCCAAAAATTGATGGTTTACAGTTGTGTCAATTGATTAAATCTGATCCTCAATATGAGGAGACTCCGATTATTTTTCTGACGGCTAGTGATGCTAAGGAGAATGTTTTAAAAGCCTTTCAGTCGGGCGCTGTGGATTATGTGACTAAGCCTTTTAATGGTGAGGAATTATTAGCTAGAATTAAAACACATCTGGAGCTAAAATACACTAGAGATCAGTTAAAAAAAGCCTTAGTTGAATTAGAAAAATTAGCAACGTTAGAT includes these proteins:
- the dnaK gene encoding molecular chaperone DnaK, translating into MGKVVGIDLGTTNSCVAVMEGGKPVVIANAEGFRTTPSVVAYAKNGDRLVGQIAKRQGVMNPENTFYSVKRFIGRRHDEVTNETTEVSYKVLNVNGNVKIDCPSQGKQFAPEEISAQVLRKLVEDASKYLGETVTEAVITVPAYFNDSQRQATKDAGKIAGIEVKRIINEPTAASLAYGLDRKSNETILVFDLGGGTFDVSVLEVGDGVFEVLATSGDTHLGGDDFDKKIVDFLAEDFKGKEGIDLRKDKQALQRLTEAAEKAKIELSSVSQADINLPFITATQDGPKHLELNLTRAKFEELCADLIDRCAIPVQNALKDSKLSASDIDEVVLVGGSTRIPAVKEVVKKVLGKEPNQTVNPDEVVAVGAAIQGGVLAGEVKDILLLDVTPLSLGVETLGGVMTKIIPRNTTIPTKKSETFSTAVDGQSNVEIHVLQGEREFSKDNKSLGTFRLDGIPAAPRGVPQIEVTFDIDANGILHVTAKDKGTGKEQSISITGASTLPDEDVDRMVKEAEANAAADKEKREKIERKNQADSLVYQAEKQLTELGDKVSADDKSKADGLIKDLKDAVAQDDDEKIKTVMPELQQVLYTIGSNIYQQSADATPEGATGAEGAGSNPSDDVIDAEFSEDDK
- the recF gene encoding DNA replication/repair protein RecF, encoding MFLKELELYYFRNYIQEVLKFSENKIILLGDNAQGKSNLLEAIELLSSLKSHRYSKDIDLVYHQGVYGQIKAKISNGYVDHDLGIIIPAKGKRELFVNSEKVKRNLDFLGIINTVLFSNLDLDLVRGAPEYRRNWVDNLLIQIEPIYWHIIKDYHHVLKQRNALLKKFKKAGYDHNLSSSADLELQLWDEKLAETASRVKRRRARVITKIQPLARFWHHQISQKTEKLVIKYAPNVLWQEDTPENVQQLIRENLAEKRLAEINLGTTLVGPHRDEIEFIINDNLARSYGSQGQQRTLVLALKLAELQIIEQVTGDCPLLLLDDVMAELDIKRQQQLLDCLGDRFQTIITTTHLNCFNKNLLHQAQIVKVDGGKFN